From Nitrospiraceae bacterium, a single genomic window includes:
- a CDS encoding MFS transporter, translating into MKDSKTFISLCLVGFCSFVSYDMVRRPALALFVESLGAGPFLVGLLVAVSTVTGMVLKLPIGLLSDQINRKRLMLGGVLAFAIPPFLYPFTSDLWTLGILRLFHGLATAMFTPLALAMVAELFAKRRGEAFGWYTSATQGGGLLGPMIGGAIVYQYGFAPTFLLAGLFGMLALVFFWMIPRTPRPSRVRQYSLPALWKEMGEGLRRVCQIPPILITSSVEAAKMMGNGTLMAFLPLYGLTIGLNAAEIGVLFGVQALTSFIAKPVMGRISDRGARQPLIFGGLFLCGLMVMIIPQIQGYILLLVVAGAFGFGEAVVTSSTTALVADYSEGKDLGAGMGLRGTIMDFGHAGGPLLAGLLIHTFGYGGGFFCIGVLLLLTAAFFGVTMMGIKKPVVL; encoded by the coding sequence ATGAAAGATTCAAAGACCTTTATCAGTCTTTGTCTCGTCGGTTTTTGCAGTTTTGTCAGTTATGACATGGTGCGTCGACCGGCCCTGGCTCTGTTTGTAGAAAGCCTTGGAGCCGGCCCATTCCTTGTCGGCCTCTTAGTGGCTGTCTCGACAGTGACCGGTATGGTCCTCAAGCTTCCGATAGGATTGCTCTCCGACCAGATCAATCGAAAACGGTTGATGTTGGGAGGAGTCTTGGCCTTTGCGATTCCGCCTTTTCTTTATCCGTTCACCTCGGATCTCTGGACGTTAGGTATACTCCGATTGTTTCATGGATTAGCGACCGCGATGTTTACGCCCCTGGCCTTAGCGATGGTGGCAGAGCTTTTTGCCAAACGCCGGGGGGAAGCTTTTGGCTGGTATACCTCGGCAACCCAGGGCGGGGGACTGCTGGGTCCAATGATTGGGGGAGCTATCGTCTATCAATATGGATTTGCCCCCACGTTTCTCCTAGCCGGATTGTTTGGGATGTTGGCTTTAGTCTTCTTCTGGATGATCCCCCGGACGCCCAGACCTTCGCGTGTCCGCCAATATTCCCTCCCTGCCCTATGGAAGGAAATGGGTGAAGGCCTCCGCCGAGTCTGCCAGATCCCACCCATCCTCATCACGAGTAGCGTGGAAGCTGCCAAGATGATGGGCAACGGCACGCTGATGGCGTTTTTACCCCTCTATGGATTGACAATCGGATTGAACGCCGCCGAAATCGGGGTTTTGTTTGGAGTGCAGGCGTTGACTTCGTTTATTGCCAAACCAGTGATGGGGCGAATTTCTGATCGTGGGGCCAGGCAGCCGCTGATTTTTGGCGGGCTGTTTCTGTGCGGTCTCATGGTCATGATTATTCCCCAGATCCAGGGGTATATTCTGTTATTAGTGGTCGCCGGAGCGTTTGGATTTGGCGAAGCGGTGGTAACGTCTTCGACCACTGCCCTGGTTGCTGATTATTCAGAAGGAAAAGATCTGGGAGCTGGTATGGGATTACGGGGAACCATTATGGATTTCGGGCATGCAGGCGGACCGCTCCTGGCCGGCCTACTGATCCATACCTTTGGTTATGGAGGAGGGTTTTTCTGTATTGGGGTCCTTTTATTACTGACGGCGGCATTTTTTGGTGTCACAATGATGGGGATCAAAAAACCAGTTGTGTTATAA
- a CDS encoding riboflavin synthase encodes MFSGIVEEIGAIQGIDKGLAGAKFSILASLTLEDLKLGDSISVAGACLTASQVGDTGFSVDVSTETLNCTTLGTITVGTPVNLERAMKLNARMGGHLVTGHIDGTGLLRARQQDGNSIQLTIEAPEEIIRYCVPKGSITVDGISLTVNAVSDRSIAVAIIPHTAKVTTMGLKQIGDMVNLESDLIGKYVERLLQASGALPPKPATVINRDYLERRGLL; translated from the coding sequence ATGTTTAGCGGAATTGTTGAGGAAATCGGTGCGATTCAGGGAATCGATAAAGGTTTGGCTGGTGCAAAATTTTCCATTTTGGCTTCGCTGACTTTAGAAGATCTCAAACTGGGAGATAGTATTAGTGTGGCCGGTGCCTGCTTAACGGCAAGCCAGGTGGGTGATACGGGCTTTTCAGTGGATGTGTCCACCGAAACATTGAACTGCACAACCTTAGGCACCATTACTGTCGGGACACCGGTTAATCTGGAACGTGCCATGAAACTCAATGCCAGGATGGGAGGCCATCTGGTTACAGGTCATATCGATGGCACTGGTCTTTTGCGTGCCCGACAGCAGGATGGAAATTCGATTCAACTCACCATTGAAGCGCCAGAGGAAATTATCCGGTATTGTGTGCCAAAAGGCTCCATTACGGTGGATGGGATTAGTTTGACCGTCAATGCTGTGTCGGATCGTTCCATTGCCGTAGCCATCATTCCGCATACCGCCAAAGTGACCACTATGGGCCTTAAGCAAATAGGGGACATGGTCAATCTGGAATCCGACTTAATTGGAAAGTATGTTGAACGCTTGTTGCAAGCAAGCGGAGCTCTCCCGCCAAAACCCGCCACGGTGATCAATCGAGACTATCTTGAAAGACGTGGCCTGCTATAG
- a CDS encoding PAS domain-containing sensor histidine kinase: MYSSKLYNPKDFILTLILAGGVFTFDLLLPRGFAEEMLYTGVVFFATQRLPRRMVYVVAIGCTALTIIGFALTFFASEGAPSSLSWPFRFPIINRAFCIAGIWGITLLALQRRRAMEALRTSEDRFGLVAESIKDYGIVMLDPEGKIASWNAGAAHIFGYSTGEVLGRPHGVLYAPLAIDSGVPSNFLTEARVSGSVMKEEWLICKNGSRFWGHVGITVLRDEHDQLHGFAAVMGDLTKRKQEEDVIRALLRLSEKLNSTFVLETLLDELVTEAIQLVQAHAGFAGLASGETLICEKYIQGRTITPCHRSWSAGQGLPGWLLLHKTAYLTNQAQEDRQIEMDFRQAFNIHSALSIPILDAKDTLLGCIEVHNKEKASGFTHVDQQTMIGVSQVASIAIQNALAYQKLQKAEALHSHLLDKIMTAQEDERRRISRELHDEIGQSLTSLLVRLRAAEDEARSDGMGARVNDLRKITSTILQEVQRLAKGLRPSVLDDFGLEEAISRYGAEFSSTYGIEVDVAQNWQSKDRLAPAVETALYRIVQEALTNVGKYAKATTVSILLQQNPAQIRLIVEDNGQGFDVQAIVQKAAAGAHLGLHGMRERTLLLNGSISIESSAGTGTTIYVNIPLKGEGA, translated from the coding sequence ATGTATTCAAGCAAATTATACAACCCAAAAGATTTTATCTTAACCCTAATCCTGGCTGGTGGGGTTTTCACGTTTGACCTCCTGCTCCCGCGAGGATTTGCGGAAGAAATGTTGTACACAGGGGTGGTGTTCTTTGCGACCCAACGTTTGCCACGAAGGATGGTATATGTTGTGGCCATTGGATGCACCGCTCTCACGATCATAGGCTTTGCCCTCACGTTTTTTGCCTCCGAGGGGGCACCTTCATCATTGAGTTGGCCATTCCGGTTTCCCATCATCAACCGAGCTTTTTGTATCGCCGGTATTTGGGGCATTACGCTGTTGGCCCTCCAACGAAGGCGGGCGATGGAAGCTCTTCGAACCAGTGAGGATCGATTTGGGCTGGTCGCCGAAAGCATCAAGGATTATGGAATTGTGATGCTGGATCCGGAAGGGAAAATCGCCAGTTGGAATGCCGGTGCGGCGCATATTTTCGGTTATTCCACGGGCGAGGTTCTGGGTCGGCCTCATGGCGTGTTATATGCACCCTTAGCTATTGATTCGGGCGTTCCAAGCAATTTTCTTACTGAGGCTAGAGTTTCGGGGAGTGTCATGAAGGAGGAATGGTTGATATGCAAAAACGGGTCGAGGTTTTGGGGGCATGTGGGCATCACCGTCTTACGTGATGAACATGATCAACTTCATGGGTTTGCCGCGGTGATGGGGGATCTCACCAAGCGAAAGCAGGAAGAAGACGTTATTCGAGCCCTGCTTCGTCTGAGTGAAAAATTGAATTCGACATTCGTGCTCGAAACGCTTCTGGACGAATTGGTAACAGAAGCCATTCAACTGGTCCAGGCCCATGCCGGGTTTGCCGGGTTGGCCTCGGGTGAAACGTTGATATGTGAAAAATATATTCAAGGTCGGACAATAACCCCCTGTCATCGTTCCTGGTCTGCGGGGCAGGGATTACCCGGCTGGCTTCTCCTGCATAAGACGGCCTATCTCACGAATCAAGCACAGGAGGACAGACAGATTGAGATGGATTTTCGTCAAGCCTTTAATATTCATTCAGCTTTAAGCATTCCGATTCTGGATGCCAAGGATACTCTTTTGGGATGTATTGAAGTCCATAACAAAGAGAAGGCCAGTGGCTTTACACATGTTGATCAGCAAACCATGATTGGGGTGTCGCAAGTAGCCTCTATTGCCATTCAGAATGCCTTGGCCTATCAAAAACTTCAAAAAGCTGAAGCGCTTCATAGCCATCTGTTGGACAAAATCATGACGGCTCAAGAAGACGAGCGGCGTCGAATCAGTCGGGAATTACATGATGAAATTGGCCAATCGCTAACTTCTCTTCTGGTTAGACTTCGTGCGGCTGAGGATGAAGCACGTTCAGATGGAATGGGAGCCCGGGTGAATGATCTTCGAAAGATTACGAGCACGATACTGCAGGAGGTTCAGCGACTGGCAAAAGGTCTGCGTCCAAGCGTACTGGATGATTTTGGACTAGAGGAAGCCATCTCCCGCTATGGGGCCGAATTTAGTTCGACCTATGGGATAGAGGTGGATGTAGCGCAAAACTGGCAAAGTAAGGACCGACTGGCTCCCGCAGTAGAGACCGCATTGTATCGAATTGTTCAGGAAGCGCTGACAAATGTCGGCAAATATGCCAAGGCCACTACCGTGTCAATACTTCTACAGCAAAATCCGGCACAGATTCGACTTATTGTGGAAGATAATGGCCAAGGATTTGACGTCCAGGCGATTGTTCAAAAGGCTGCGGCAGGTGCGCATCTTGGCCTGCATGGAATGCGGGAGCGAACCCTGTTGCTCAATGGTTCGATTTCCATTGAATCATCTGCCGGAACCGGAACCACCATCTATGTCAACATCCCCTTAAAAGGAGAGGGGGCATGA
- a CDS encoding response regulator transcription factor codes for MKIRIFIVDDHAVLRAGLRLLINGQADMEVVGESGDAASAIGVVRDLMPHVIIMDLAMQGHMHIDTIGELRKCCPSGYILILTMHTESGYVRGSLAAGASGYVVKSAADTELLTAIRTVAQGKTFVDWTVGKGVGQDLSGASKKSLADRAPGLLGQLSPREREIFRLVAQGFTNQHIADQLGISIKSVETYRARVMEKLGLRSRADLVQFALSCGVLTSGNLL; via the coding sequence ATGAAGATCCGGATTTTTATTGTCGATGATCACGCAGTCCTCCGAGCGGGATTGCGCCTCTTGATCAATGGGCAAGCGGACATGGAAGTCGTTGGTGAATCCGGAGACGCCGCTTCCGCCATTGGGGTTGTTCGAGACCTGATGCCTCATGTCATAATCATGGATCTGGCCATGCAGGGTCATATGCATATTGATACAATCGGCGAACTGAGAAAATGTTGCCCTTCCGGGTACATTCTTATTCTGACGATGCACACCGAAAGCGGCTACGTTCGCGGGTCATTAGCTGCCGGCGCTTCCGGGTATGTCGTCAAGAGCGCGGCCGACACTGAATTGTTAACGGCGATCCGTACCGTGGCCCAAGGAAAGACCTTTGTGGATTGGACGGTAGGGAAAGGGGTGGGGCAGGATCTCTCCGGAGCCTCCAAGAAAAGTCTGGCCGACAGGGCCCCTGGATTGCTGGGACAACTCAGTCCGAGAGAGCGCGAGATTTTCCGTCTGGTCGCACAAGGGTTTACCAATCAGCACATTGCCGATCAATTGGGGATTAGTATCAAATCGGTTGAAACGTATCGTGCAAGGGTTATGGAAAAACTTGGTCTTCGTAGTCGTGCCGACCTTGTGCAGTTTGCTCTGAGTTGTGGTGTGCTGACGTCCGGAAATCTTCTCTAA